One Mycolicibacterium pulveris genomic region harbors:
- a CDS encoding amidohydrolase family protein gives MTEAKTFEVWDADNHMYETIDAYTRYLPEKYSEALKFVDINGRKKLQILGTVTECIPNPTYEVIPTPGAWSDYFRGINPDGKSLRELANPIRCPDEFRRPDLRLALLDRQGVDGAVMFPTTAGMLEERTKSDTELTHAVTHAFNRWLLEDWTFNYENRIFPVPAISLNDPALGVQELEWCLENGARTVLIRPAAVPREDGTSRSPALPEFDDFWRLVESSGISVQMHNSDSGYERYVDDWEDAAEFNGFALSKLRGFIYEESRNIFDTLAAFIAHGVFERFPGVRIGVVENGGSWAYRLLDVFDRVYRKRPKDFDEHPADVFRRHVWINPFHEEDMSQLVELLGADRVMFGSDYPHPEGLAEPADFVKELEDLPAETTARVMGRNLKELIGV, from the coding sequence ATGACCGAGGCCAAGACGTTCGAGGTGTGGGACGCCGACAACCACATGTACGAGACCATCGACGCCTACACGCGCTATCTGCCGGAGAAGTACTCGGAGGCGTTGAAGTTCGTCGACATCAACGGCCGCAAGAAGCTTCAGATCCTCGGCACCGTCACCGAGTGCATCCCGAATCCGACCTATGAGGTGATCCCGACGCCGGGTGCCTGGTCCGACTACTTTCGAGGCATCAACCCGGACGGCAAGTCGCTGCGTGAGCTTGCCAACCCGATCAGGTGCCCCGACGAGTTCCGCCGGCCGGACCTGCGGCTTGCACTGCTGGACCGCCAGGGCGTCGACGGCGCGGTGATGTTCCCGACCACGGCGGGGATGCTCGAAGAACGCACGAAGTCGGATACCGAACTGACCCACGCGGTGACGCATGCCTTCAACCGCTGGCTGCTCGAGGACTGGACGTTCAACTACGAGAACCGAATCTTCCCCGTCCCGGCGATCTCGCTCAACGATCCCGCACTCGGTGTCCAAGAGCTTGAGTGGTGTCTGGAAAACGGCGCCCGGACGGTGCTGATCCGGCCGGCAGCCGTGCCTCGTGAGGACGGCACGTCACGCTCACCAGCGCTGCCGGAGTTCGACGACTTCTGGCGTTTGGTGGAGTCGTCGGGAATCTCGGTGCAGATGCACAATTCGGACTCCGGGTACGAGCGCTACGTCGACGACTGGGAGGACGCCGCGGAGTTCAACGGGTTCGCGTTGAGCAAGTTGCGCGGGTTCATCTACGAGGAGAGCAGGAACATCTTCGATACCCTTGCGGCGTTCATCGCGCACGGGGTGTTCGAACGCTTTCCCGGCGTGCGCATCGGCGTTGTCGAGAACGGCGGCTCGTGGGCGTACCGCCTGCTGGACGTGTTCGACCGGGTGTATCGCAAGAGGCCCAAGGATTTCGACGAGCATCCGGCTGACGTCTTTCGCAGGCACGTCTGGATCAATCCGTTTCACGAGGAGGACATGTCGCAGCTCGTCGAGCTTCTCGGCGCCGATCGCGTGATGTTCGGCTCCGATTACCCCCATCCCGAAGGCCTCGCGGAGCCCGCGGACTTCGTCAAGGAACTCGAAGATCTGCCGGCCGAGACCACGGCCCGCGTGATGGGTCGCAACCTCAAGGAGCTGATCGGCGTCTAG
- a CDS encoding SDR family oxidoreductase — protein sequence MAPSTVVLGPDDGLSGTLASELDAITVAREGELPPGITGAVIVADPCPQPVETVMVDGNDWRRLVDDSMWRMLTALQRVRSALATDGGRIVVVVPTIGMAGAAGLLAYTTAIEGIRAMVKSAARQWSSSGIGVNLVATPLSLFGDGTAAGHLTVAAVTDDSTLMRTVAESVKFLLRPGLDHLAGETVVADGGSVMLP from the coding sequence ATGGCCCCGTCGACGGTGGTCCTGGGCCCGGACGACGGACTGTCCGGCACGCTGGCGAGCGAGCTCGACGCGATCACCGTCGCCCGCGAGGGCGAGCTGCCGCCCGGGATCACGGGCGCGGTCATCGTCGCCGACCCTTGCCCGCAGCCCGTCGAAACGGTGATGGTCGACGGGAACGACTGGCGTCGCCTCGTCGACGACTCAATGTGGCGCATGCTCACCGCGCTGCAACGCGTGCGGTCGGCCCTGGCCACCGACGGAGGCCGCATCGTCGTCGTGGTCCCGACCATCGGAATGGCGGGTGCCGCCGGGCTCCTCGCGTACACCACCGCGATCGAGGGGATCCGCGCGATGGTGAAATCAGCTGCCCGGCAATGGTCTTCCTCAGGAATTGGGGTCAATCTCGTGGCCACGCCGCTGTCACTGTTCGGCGACGGGACCGCCGCCGGTCATCTCACCGTCGCAGCCGTCACCGACGATTCGACCTTGATGCGCACGGTCGCCGAGTCGGTGAAGTTCCTGCTGCGGCCGGGCCTCGACCACCTCGCCGGCGAGACCGTCGTCGCCGATGGAGGTTCGGTGATGCTGCCGTGA
- a CDS encoding SDR family NAD(P)-dependent oxidoreductase, whose protein sequence is MSLEGLTALVTGAGAGVGRGIALALAAEGAHVVVATRSDNGRDVVDEIGARGRRATWARCDVTDPEAVDGAVDLAVTTTGRLDAVVHNATSNLSSQPHQLADVDHALWTDHFSVSLSGAHHCALSAFPALKERGGTFVVMTSPAGIEGSATLPLYATMKGALRGFGKSLAREWAPHGITVNIVSPLAYSPAMTAAIKAEPAMEERLARRIPLGRIGDPEHDIGAAVAFLVGPQARYVTGQTLGIDGGHYMNP, encoded by the coding sequence GTGAGCCTGGAGGGGTTGACGGCGCTGGTCACCGGTGCCGGTGCCGGGGTGGGACGCGGCATCGCGCTGGCTCTCGCCGCCGAGGGAGCCCACGTCGTCGTCGCCACCAGATCCGACAACGGACGGGACGTGGTGGACGAGATCGGCGCACGCGGTCGTCGTGCCACCTGGGCACGTTGCGACGTGACCGACCCCGAAGCGGTGGACGGGGCCGTCGACCTCGCCGTGACCACCACCGGGCGGCTCGACGCCGTCGTGCACAACGCAACAAGCAATCTGTCCAGCCAACCGCACCAGCTGGCCGACGTCGACCACGCACTGTGGACCGACCACTTCTCGGTGTCGCTGAGCGGAGCCCACCACTGCGCCTTATCGGCGTTCCCCGCGCTCAAGGAGCGCGGGGGGACGTTCGTCGTGATGACCTCGCCTGCGGGTATCGAAGGCAGCGCGACCCTGCCGCTCTACGCCACGATGAAGGGGGCGCTGCGCGGCTTCGGCAAAAGCCTGGCGCGGGAATGGGCGCCGCACGGCATCACGGTCAACATCGTGTCGCCCCTGGCATATTCACCCGCCATGACCGCCGCGATCAAGGCGGAGCCCGCCATGGAAGAGCGCCTCGCACGCCGAATCCCGCTGGGCCGCATCGGGGACCCGGAACACGACATCGGCGCCGCTGTCGCCTTCCTCGTCGGCCCACAGGCGCGCTACGTCACCGGACAGACCCTGGGCATCGACGGCGGCCACTACATGAATCCGTAG
- a CDS encoding TIGR03619 family F420-dependent LLM class oxidoreductase: METGLVLPHTGPSASPSFLQDFAQAAEGHKFRRLWAVDHLVLPEHVTSLYMLGREPTPVADGWLAENLAPNYEMMTTLAWVAGRTTTIGLGTSVAVLPLRNPVANARQLATLDALSGGRLTYGAGIGWLREEATAMGMPWDRRGARAEEHIALLRKLWCAHEPYVEFHGEFYDFAPMDPRPQPVQRPIPILVGGHSAKAIDRAARIGDGWIAAPTSVTRLTDLVTALRRAAETHGRSPDTLYTVASTAYDDARSFAETCGAVRRLGIDHLQIVIPGDEPRRIIDCLPHVAAVAGQ, translated from the coding sequence ATGGAGACGGGCCTTGTCCTGCCACACACAGGACCCTCGGCATCCCCGTCGTTTCTTCAGGATTTCGCGCAGGCTGCGGAAGGCCACAAGTTCCGCCGGCTGTGGGCCGTCGACCACCTCGTGCTGCCTGAGCACGTCACCTCGCTGTACATGCTGGGCCGAGAACCCACCCCGGTCGCCGATGGTTGGCTCGCCGAGAACCTCGCACCGAACTACGAGATGATGACGACGCTGGCGTGGGTTGCGGGCCGGACGACGACCATCGGGCTGGGCACGTCGGTTGCGGTGCTTCCGTTGCGCAACCCTGTCGCCAACGCCAGGCAACTGGCGACGCTGGATGCCTTGTCGGGCGGGCGGTTGACCTACGGGGCCGGTATCGGCTGGCTGCGCGAGGAGGCCACGGCGATGGGTATGCCGTGGGACCGTCGCGGCGCTCGCGCCGAGGAGCACATCGCGTTGTTGCGCAAGCTGTGGTGCGCACATGAGCCCTACGTCGAATTCCACGGAGAATTCTACGATTTTGCTCCCATGGACCCGCGTCCGCAGCCCGTCCAACGTCCCATACCGATCCTGGTCGGCGGACACTCCGCCAAGGCGATCGACCGTGCGGCGCGCATCGGGGACGGGTGGATCGCCGCGCCGACGTCGGTCACCCGGCTGACCGACCTCGTCACGGCGCTGCGACGGGCAGCGGAGACACACGGCCGATCGCCCGACACTCTGTACACGGTCGCGTCTACCGCGTATGACGACGCCCGTTCATTCGCCGAGACCTGCGGCGCCGTCCGTCGACTCGGCATCGATCATCTGCAAATCGTGATACCGGGCGACGAACCGCGCCGCATCATCGACTGCCTGCCGCACGTCGCGGCGGTTGCCGGCCAGTGA